One genomic region from Alteromonas pelagimontana encodes:
- a CDS encoding coiled-coil domain-containing protein has translation MDFGMFSDSKRNTDEIGKLWERLVPLERALEEQNKKLSKQEKKISILDEKIKKPSDTAEEARSAFLSITQHRSRIMRMKKEISQYHVEAEKMLEAVKGIDEDAKHYSTKLAEIKGSSSEHASQIEILLKDSEELKSSLTANTKHLSELVSENTELESNLIKIDQQVSDIDEFHSKSESMLKTVVSNHAKIRDLRDEILGYEENDESGETQKIEGLKDELESSYQKIKDQLANLELELENTSENTLNRYHEILKTSEDKSENQLKSYRNKYEETFEEINKLLPRALTAGLSSAYDEKVNEERRFQESHNSSFKRAIQGLIAISIIPFFVDIYLLLALNKDLVEVLSDTPKLIVSILPLYLPVLWIAYSASKKQNLSKRLIEEYTHKGVLSKTFEGLSNQINELDDEVSEELRVKLLFNLLQVNSENPGKLISDYNTTDHPLMDALDKSSKLGIAIDKLNNIPGFGKLVKNLEKKQERVLRDEEKRVSDV, from the coding sequence ATGGACTTTGGAATGTTTAGCGACAGCAAACGCAACACCGACGAGATCGGAAAGCTTTGGGAGAGGCTAGTTCCGCTTGAGAGAGCATTAGAAGAACAAAACAAAAAATTATCTAAACAAGAAAAGAAAATATCAATTCTCGACGAGAAAATAAAAAAGCCCTCCGATACAGCAGAGGAAGCTAGAAGTGCCTTTCTCTCAATTACTCAGCATAGATCTCGTATAATGAGGATGAAAAAAGAGATTAGTCAATACCATGTAGAAGCTGAGAAAATGCTAGAAGCAGTTAAAGGTATTGATGAAGACGCTAAGCATTACTCCACAAAGCTTGCAGAGATTAAAGGCTCATCTTCCGAGCACGCAAGCCAAATAGAGATACTCCTGAAGGATTCGGAGGAACTGAAGTCATCACTTACAGCCAACACAAAACATCTCAGTGAATTAGTATCTGAAAACACAGAGCTAGAGTCTAATCTGATAAAAATTGACCAACAGGTCTCTGATATTGACGAGTTTCACTCAAAGTCTGAGTCCATGCTAAAAACAGTTGTGTCTAATCACGCAAAAATTCGCGACCTTAGAGATGAAATCTTGGGGTACGAAGAAAATGACGAATCTGGTGAAACTCAGAAAATAGAAGGCCTAAAAGACGAACTTGAAAGTAGCTATCAGAAAATTAAAGACCAACTAGCAAACTTAGAGTTAGAATTGGAGAATACTTCTGAAAATACATTAAACAGGTATCACGAAATACTTAAAACATCCGAAGACAAAAGCGAGAACCAATTAAAGTCATACAGAAATAAATATGAAGAAACTTTCGAAGAGATAAATAAATTATTACCTCGTGCACTGACGGCAGGACTAAGTTCGGCGTACGATGAAAAGGTCAATGAAGAAAGAAGGTTCCAAGAAAGTCACAATAGCTCATTTAAGAGGGCAATCCAGGGGCTTATTGCAATATCAATTATTCCATTTTTTGTCGATATTTACTTATTGCTGGCACTTAACAAAGATCTTGTTGAGGTTTTAAGCGACACTCCTAAACTAATAGTCTCTATTTTACCACTGTACTTACCTGTTTTATGGATCGCTTATTCTGCAAGTAAAAAACAGAACCTCTCTAAGAGACTAATTGAAGAATACACACACAAAGGTGTACTTAGTAAAACTTTTGAAGGCTTATCTAATCAGATAAATGAGCTTGATGATGAAGTATCTGAAGAACTAAGGGTTAAACTATTATTCAACCTATTACAGGTAAACTCAGAGAATCCAGGGAAGCTAATTTCAGATTACAACACTACTGATCATCCGTTAATGGATGCATTAGATAAAAGCAGTAAGCTTGGCATTGCTATTGATAAACTTAATAATATTCCAGGATTTGGAAAGCTCGTAAAAAATTTAGAGAAAAAGCAAGAGAGAGTATTAAGAGATGAGGAAAAAAGAGTATCAGATGTATAA
- a CDS encoding P-loop ATPase, Sll1717 family, whose amino-acid sequence MDLDVFMNGFFAYASQPTAIGHTIENAVDSIRKAGDSSINTWRALDIPGHFISQQVLEAIDESEYLVADISVLNFNVTYELAYAIGAGKRVLITRNSSIREKSPTVREVGIFDTLGYSEYQNAKELELFLEKAPKSEPLKIPKKINMKSPVYLLEGYHKTDFATRIISRIKKARFLFRSFDPNEQPRLSANDAINQVAESHGVVVPFLSNDAVDFEIHNMRGAFIAGLANGMGKALCMLQREDEPVPLDYRDFVNVVYHPDDINDYIAEFAGEVAEAFQLGDNKDTGSEDTFLQSLDLGSSSAENEMRTLQSYYLKTDQFLKSLRGEANIVVGRKGSGKSAIFLQVRDRERNKKGNIVLDLKPDGYKLIKFKELILSFLEEGTFQHTIMAFWEYVLLLEICYKILEKDREQHKHDHELYEPYRNLADLYHADGYETEGDFSERMSVLMEKISTEYRSKHGDAKSVRLSSSKLTEMLYSHDVKELTQQIISYMANKDMCWLLFDNIDKGWPTSGLEDEDLLIIRALIDATKKIERQFGKSNVEVNTIVFLRNDVYELLVKHTSDRGKEASALLDWTDPDLLRELVRLRLVSNNINGSEEFEAMWPKVCVSHYKGEESSQYLIDRSLMRPRFLLNLISLCKSFAINLNHEKILEEDIEKGLVAFSTDLLADVGYEIHDVENNVDDVLYAFIGSKSHLFKDEIFSTLTDYGISHQFLENIFSLLLWYGFLGVVVKDEPRYVYNFSYSMKLMDGVIKKNKKNTFVINPAFWPALMIEN is encoded by the coding sequence ATGGATCTGGATGTATTTATGAATGGATTTTTTGCTTATGCCTCACAACCTACAGCGATAGGGCATACAATCGAAAACGCAGTAGACTCAATAAGAAAAGCTGGTGATTCCTCCATAAATACCTGGCGAGCACTAGATATTCCAGGTCATTTTATTTCTCAACAGGTTCTGGAAGCTATTGATGAATCGGAATACCTTGTCGCCGATATCTCTGTACTTAACTTTAATGTTACTTACGAACTTGCTTATGCAATTGGAGCTGGCAAGAGAGTTCTAATAACAAGAAATTCATCGATCAGAGAAAAGTCGCCAACCGTTAGAGAAGTTGGGATATTCGACACCCTAGGCTATAGCGAATATCAAAATGCGAAAGAACTTGAATTATTTCTTGAAAAGGCACCCAAATCCGAGCCATTGAAAATACCAAAAAAAATAAACATGAAGTCACCTGTTTATTTACTAGAGGGTTATCACAAGACCGATTTCGCAACTCGAATTATCTCTAGAATTAAAAAAGCACGTTTTCTATTTCGTTCTTTTGACCCGAATGAGCAACCTCGACTATCTGCTAATGACGCGATTAATCAAGTTGCGGAGTCTCACGGTGTAGTTGTTCCTTTCCTTTCTAACGACGCAGTGGATTTTGAAATACATAACATGCGAGGCGCGTTTATCGCTGGCTTGGCAAATGGAATGGGGAAAGCTCTATGCATGTTACAAAGAGAAGACGAGCCAGTACCACTTGATTATCGGGACTTTGTTAACGTGGTCTATCACCCTGATGACATAAATGACTACATAGCAGAGTTTGCAGGTGAAGTAGCTGAAGCATTTCAACTAGGTGACAATAAAGATACTGGAAGTGAAGATACTTTCTTACAATCATTGGATCTAGGTTCTTCATCTGCTGAAAATGAAATGAGAACTCTTCAAAGTTACTATCTTAAAACAGATCAATTTTTAAAATCCTTAAGAGGAGAAGCCAATATAGTAGTAGGCCGAAAGGGGTCTGGAAAATCTGCTATTTTTTTACAGGTAAGAGATAGGGAAAGAAATAAAAAGGGAAATATCGTTCTAGATCTAAAGCCAGACGGATATAAGCTGATTAAATTTAAGGAGCTGATCCTTTCGTTTTTAGAAGAAGGTACTTTTCAGCACACGATAATGGCGTTTTGGGAATATGTTTTACTGCTTGAGATTTGTTATAAAATTCTTGAAAAGGATAGAGAACAACATAAGCATGATCATGAATTGTATGAACCTTATCGTAATTTAGCTGATCTATACCACGCCGATGGCTACGAGACAGAGGGAGATTTTTCTGAACGCATGAGTGTGTTGATGGAAAAGATCTCGACGGAGTACCGCTCAAAGCATGGTGATGCTAAAAGCGTTCGACTATCATCCTCTAAACTTACTGAGATGCTTTATAGTCATGATGTAAAAGAACTTACTCAACAAATAATTAGCTATATGGCTAATAAAGATATGTGTTGGCTGTTGTTCGATAATATCGATAAAGGCTGGCCTACAAGCGGACTTGAAGATGAGGATCTGTTAATTATTCGTGCGCTAATTGATGCCACTAAAAAAATTGAGAGACAATTTGGAAAATCAAATGTAGAAGTCAATACTATTGTTTTTCTTAGAAATGATGTTTACGAGTTATTAGTAAAACATACTTCTGACAGAGGAAAAGAAGCGAGTGCTTTACTCGATTGGACAGACCCAGATCTATTGCGTGAGTTAGTAAGACTTAGACTAGTATCTAACAATATTAATGGTAGCGAAGAATTCGAAGCCATGTGGCCTAAAGTATGCGTTAGCCACTATAAGGGAGAAGAAAGTTCTCAATATCTTATTGATCGTTCATTAATGCGACCTAGGTTTTTACTCAATTTAATCAGCTTGTGCAAAAGCTTTGCTATTAATTTGAATCACGAAAAGATATTAGAGGAAGATATTGAAAAAGGACTTGTAGCCTTTTCAACAGATTTATTAGCTGATGTGGGTTACGAAATCCATGACGTAGAAAATAATGTTGATGATGTTTTATATGCGTTCATTGGTAGCAAGTCGCACCTTTTCAAAGATGAAATTTTTTCTACTTTAACTGATTACGGCATTAGCCATCAGTTTTTGGAAAATATTTTTTCCTTGTTATTGTGGTATGGATTTTTAGGTGTTGTTGTAAAAGACGAACCTAGATATGTATACAATTTTAGCTACAGTATGAAATTGATGGATGGAGTGATAAAGAAAAATAAAAAAAATACTTTTGTAATAAACCCTGCATTTTGGCCTGCTTTGATGATAGAAAATTGA